The Pantoea sp. At-9b genome includes a window with the following:
- a CDS encoding AraC family transcriptional regulator has translation MNTYNTADVLYAERSEYWRHAISRTFVPLESTFSGDDRYGVIRSGNWGDLRLSEVSCSAQNVIRCRRGADNHPDNAMLLSFISQGKTSVIQAGSHACLGQGEFGLYDTRFPYELHLHGETRQHVVQIPIEHLRKEMGKTEHLVAYSFGRKHSLTPFLYVLLNNLMAQPEDIAYRHTSVLYRQFLELLTVIVSDECIAKRSSRSSAGLLLQVKIMIDRQLSDTTLSVSSVAESFRISPRYLSMLLKGDGTTFGRYVLTQRLNKASLALQSPLYSNIPISQIAWELGFNDMAYFSRAFRKKFSCSPTEYRHQTGEA, from the coding sequence ATGAATACCTATAACACTGCTGATGTTTTGTATGCTGAACGGAGTGAATATTGGCGTCATGCCATCAGCCGCACGTTTGTTCCGCTGGAGAGTACTTTTTCCGGAGACGATCGGTACGGCGTTATCAGGTCCGGGAACTGGGGTGACCTGCGGCTTTCAGAGGTCAGTTGCAGTGCCCAGAACGTCATAAGATGCCGAAGAGGGGCTGATAATCATCCTGATAATGCCATGCTGCTGAGTTTCATCAGTCAAGGTAAAACGTCCGTGATTCAGGCGGGGAGCCATGCCTGTCTTGGTCAGGGTGAATTCGGGCTTTATGACACGCGCTTTCCTTACGAACTGCACCTTCATGGTGAAACGCGTCAGCATGTGGTGCAGATACCCATAGAGCACCTGAGGAAGGAAATGGGAAAGACAGAACACCTTGTTGCATATTCCTTTGGTAGAAAACATTCCCTGACGCCTTTTCTTTACGTGCTTCTGAATAACCTTATGGCCCAACCAGAAGATATTGCGTACCGCCACACCAGCGTCCTTTACAGACAGTTCCTTGAGCTCCTTACAGTTATTGTCTCAGATGAATGCATAGCAAAAAGATCTTCCCGTTCATCCGCAGGACTGCTGCTTCAGGTTAAAATAATGATAGATCGGCAGCTTTCGGATACAACGCTGTCAGTATCAAGCGTTGCTGAATCATTCCGTATTTCACCGCGTTATCTGAGCATGCTCCTGAAAGGTGATGGTACCACCTTTGGCCGGTATGTCCTGACTCAGAGGCTGAATAAAGCTTCGCTGGCTTTACAGTCCCCCCTGTATTCAAATATACCCATCAGCCAGATTGCATGGGAGTTGGGGTTCAATGATATGGCTTATTTTTCTCGTGCATTCAGGAAGAAATTCAGCTGCTCACCAACAGAATACCGTCATCAGACTGGCGAGGCTTAG
- a CDS encoding carbon-nitrogen hydrolase family protein: MNKPVTVACVQAAPVFMDLEGTIDKTIALISEAAQKGAELIAFPETWIPGYPWFLWLNSPATNMPLVYQYHQNSLVLDSAQAKRIADAAQQNNIVVVLGFSERDHGSLYISQWLIGSNGETIGIRRKLKATHVERTLFGESDGSSLTTWETPLGNVGALCCWEHLQPLSRYAMYSQHEEIHIAAWPSFSLYTSATAALGPEVNTAASRMYAAEGQCFVIAPCAVVSDEMIDFLCPDDDRRALLSAGGGHARLYGPDGRELVTPLGENEEGLLIAELDSSAITFAKLAADPVGHYSRPDVTRLLFNPSVNKTVIKRHSPPERIAEQAAAEEEEE; encoded by the coding sequence ATGAACAAACCGGTTACCGTTGCCTGCGTACAGGCCGCCCCCGTTTTTATGGATCTTGAAGGCACCATAGACAAAACAATTGCCCTCATCTCTGAAGCCGCCCAGAAAGGTGCGGAGCTCATCGCTTTTCCGGAGACCTGGATACCCGGTTATCCGTGGTTTTTATGGCTTAACTCGCCCGCCACTAATATGCCCCTGGTTTATCAGTATCATCAGAACTCTCTGGTGCTGGACAGTGCCCAGGCGAAGCGAATTGCGGATGCAGCACAGCAAAATAATATCGTTGTCGTTCTGGGCTTCAGCGAGCGCGATCACGGGAGTCTCTACATCTCACAGTGGCTGATTGGCAGCAACGGGGAAACTATTGGCATCCGGCGCAAGCTTAAGGCCACACACGTGGAGCGTACGCTGTTCGGTGAAAGCGACGGTTCCTCTCTGACTACCTGGGAGACACCTCTGGGGAACGTTGGAGCACTCTGCTGCTGGGAGCATCTGCAGCCGCTGTCCCGTTATGCCATGTATTCCCAGCATGAGGAGATCCATATTGCCGCCTGGCCCAGCTTCAGTCTTTACACCAGCGCAACGGCCGCGCTGGGTCCCGAGGTCAACACGGCGGCTTCACGCATGTATGCCGCAGAGGGTCAGTGCTTCGTGATAGCCCCGTGCGCCGTGGTTTCTGATGAGATGATTGATTTCCTTTGTCCTGACGACGACCGGAGAGCGTTACTCAGTGCCGGGGGGGGACATGCCCGTCTTTACGGCCCGGACGGAAGAGAACTCGTCACACCTCTCGGGGAAAATGAGGAAGGACTGCTTATCGCTGAGCTTGACTCTTCTGCGATTACCTTTGCCAAACTGGCGGCTGACCCGGTAGGCCACTATTCCCGCCCTGACGTGACACGCCTCCTTTTCAATCCTTCAGTCAACAAGACTGTGATTAAACGGCATTCACCTCCTGAGCGAATTGCCGAACAGGCTGCTGCTGAAGAAGAGGAGGAGTAG
- a CDS encoding phenylacetaldoxime dehydratase family protein, producing MESAIPEHLRTLRRCSSTMPEEHKPPFPAWTARFSPLTGRVVMAYFGIQGRNCPDISALNEVTARFSSADGPGHWDIASCKDHAGFYNLMAIAYWSSAEQFESWKQSSLFHIWWNSPERENGEYGFFLEIVSPQPESFETIFSDKASPEGVAWLAEGMSGEIREHGYWGSARDRLPAAQTPPSGEPVNSVR from the coding sequence ATGGAATCTGCCATTCCTGAGCATCTGCGTACCCTGCGCAGATGTTCCTCCACCATGCCAGAAGAACATAAGCCGCCTTTTCCGGCCTGGACCGCCCGATTCTCCCCCCTGACCGGCCGGGTAGTCATGGCGTACTTCGGTATTCAGGGGAGAAACTGTCCGGATATTTCTGCCCTGAATGAAGTCACTGCGCGTTTTTCGTCAGCGGATGGCCCCGGCCACTGGGACATAGCGTCATGCAAAGACCACGCGGGTTTTTATAACCTGATGGCCATCGCCTACTGGTCATCCGCAGAGCAGTTTGAGAGCTGGAAACAGAGCAGCCTGTTCCACATATGGTGGAATTCACCAGAAAGGGAGAACGGGGAGTATGGTTTCTTTCTGGAAATTGTCAGCCCGCAGCCTGAAAGCTTTGAGACCATATTTTCAGACAAAGCATCCCCGGAAGGCGTCGCCTGGCTGGCAGAAGGCATGAGCGGTGAAATTCGTGAGCATGGTTACTGGGGGAGTGCTCGCGATCGCCTGCCTGCAGCCCAGACCCCCCCCTCCGGGGAACCGGTAAATTCCGTTCGCTGA
- a CDS encoding phenylacetaldoxime dehydratase family protein encodes MLSGSNNLCLIRSGQDWSATQQEERQKYLTEVEPVLHQGMDFLRDQGHAIGCLSCRYMQVLDPSSHALTEKTFGLAHFADMAALELWAKSHPTHVAIFGGFMRYVKELNFNIALRLWHEIVVVPAESQYFEYVNCHPGTGLLRQDSGESL; translated from the coding sequence TTGCTGTCAGGAAGTAACAACCTCTGCCTCATTCGCTCCGGGCAGGACTGGTCGGCCACGCAACAGGAAGAAAGACAAAAATACCTCACAGAAGTGGAGCCGGTACTGCACCAGGGAATGGATTTCCTGAGAGACCAGGGCCATGCCATAGGCTGCCTGAGCTGCCGGTATATGCAGGTGTTGGATCCCTCATCACATGCGCTGACGGAAAAAACGTTTGGTCTGGCACATTTTGCCGATATGGCCGCCCTTGAACTCTGGGCAAAAAGCCATCCGACACACGTGGCAATATTTGGCGGGTTCATGCGCTACGTGAAAGAGCTGAACTTCAATATCGCGCTCCGCCTGTGGCATGAAATTGTCGTTGTACCTGCAGAATCACAGTATTTTGAATATGTTAACTGTCACCCGGGGACTGGTCTGTTACGACAGGATAGTGGAGAATCATTATGA
- a CDS encoding transporter, giving the protein MNTFFGRTGISLAAALSMPADALEFSPGDYEMMPANKTFALAYFLYAHSDEYYSQGNKAAGDYRLRSEATLLRFIHGFRPAENFSIEPQIIIPFVRADAMGDASPLGSASGMGDIIVGMPFKFRMDNEGGDILSLAPFIYAPTGAYNNEKAVNVGENRWRYLIQGVWIHHFSDGWAFTTGADVSWTTANNRYDADNNRLSQSPRYEYQAYLSYNLTLATQLGFGGGWITGAKSRIDGISQDDRLDSTYVRISASHFITPAVLVQFSGGRDIAVEQGFRQDTNISLRLGYLF; this is encoded by the coding sequence ATGAATACGTTTTTTGGCCGTACCGGTATTTCTCTTGCAGCAGCATTAAGCATGCCTGCTGATGCCCTTGAGTTTTCTCCCGGAGATTACGAGATGATGCCGGCTAATAAAACATTCGCGCTGGCCTATTTTCTGTATGCGCACAGCGATGAATACTATTCTCAGGGCAATAAAGCAGCCGGTGATTACAGATTACGTTCTGAGGCCACACTGCTGCGCTTTATTCATGGATTTCGGCCTGCGGAAAACTTCAGTATTGAGCCACAGATTATCATTCCGTTTGTCAGGGCGGACGCGATGGGAGATGCCAGCCCACTCGGCAGCGCGTCAGGGATGGGCGATATCATTGTGGGTATGCCTTTTAAGTTCAGGATGGACAACGAAGGCGGTGACATTCTTTCCCTGGCACCTTTTATTTATGCTCCCACCGGAGCCTACAACAATGAAAAAGCTGTGAATGTAGGGGAAAATCGCTGGCGCTATCTGATACAGGGCGTCTGGATTCATCATTTCTCAGACGGCTGGGCATTCACTACGGGTGCGGATGTCTCCTGGACGACAGCAAATAACCGGTACGACGCGGATAACAACAGACTCAGCCAGAGTCCGCGGTACGAATATCAGGCGTATCTGAGTTACAACCTGACGCTTGCCACGCAGCTTGGATTTGGCGGCGGATGGATAACCGGGGCCAAAAGTCGGATTGACGGAATTTCCCAGGATGACCGGCTGGACAGCACGTATGTCCGTATCTCTGCCTCGCATTTCATTACACCTGCCGTTCTGGTTCAGTTCTCAGGTGGTCGTGATATTGCTGTAGAGCAGGGATTCCGGCAGGATACAAATATCAGTCTGAGATTAGGTTACCTTTTCTGA
- a CDS encoding CsbD family protein has protein sequence MNEDRIGGNWKQFKGKVKEKWGNLTDDDLTVVEGKREQLVGKIQERYGYEKDRAEKEVKEWEDSGRYHW, from the coding sequence ATGAATGAAGATCGCATCGGCGGTAACTGGAAGCAGTTCAAGGGTAAGGTGAAAGAAAAGTGGGGTAATCTCACTGATGATGATCTGACCGTAGTTGAAGGCAAACGCGAGCAGCTGGTTGGCAAAATTCAGGAACGATACGGTTACGAAAAAGATCGGGCCGAAAAAGAAGTTAAAGAGTGGGAAGACTCAGGCAGATATCACTGGTAA
- the ycgZ gene encoding regulatory protein YcgZ, with protein sequence MRQNVTKYPDTASDIAHYFSKLPQPSQQETLGQIVVEILRAGNNLNRKALCSKLIRRLDVAASPEEERHYHELIGLLFGR encoded by the coding sequence ATGCGTCAGAACGTTACGAAATATCCGGACACGGCCAGCGACATTGCCCACTATTTCAGTAAGCTGCCTCAGCCGTCACAGCAGGAAACGCTTGGGCAGATTGTGGTCGAAATTCTGCGCGCAGGAAACAACCTGAACCGCAAGGCCTTGTGCTCAAAACTGATCCGCCGCCTTGATGTGGCTGCCAGCCCGGAAGAAGAACGGCACTATCATGAACTTATCGGTCTGCTGTTTGGGCGCTAA
- a CDS encoding biofilm development regulator YmgB/AriR family protein: MQQSTPEAELIDHFRSGGDKLAAETTVLDAVIRDIVLHGRKVTSKAIILYLIAEIESTSDVVMLDVLRSTLEIVVGRTPDDEGF; encoded by the coding sequence ATGCAGCAGAGCACACCTGAAGCAGAACTCATTGATCATTTCCGCAGCGGAGGCGATAAGCTGGCGGCTGAAACCACCGTACTGGACGCTGTCATTCGCGATATAGTGTTGCACGGACGGAAAGTGACCAGCAAGGCCATCATTCTGTATCTGATTGCCGAAATAGAGAGCACGTCTGACGTAGTAATGCTTGACGTGTTGCGCAGCACGCTGGAAATTGTAGTCGGACGTACGCCGGACGACGAAGGCTTCTGA
- a CDS encoding LysR family transcriptional regulator: MELRHLRYFVAVAETLHFTRAAEMLGISQPPLSQQIQRLEHEIGTPLLRRLTRGVELTEAGSAFLPDASAIVQMADHALEKARGVARGMSGKMSLGFASSVAFAAPVFELICRFKARYPAMELLTREENMALLMQDLGEGLLDAAFIRLPCESSKAFNLKVIATERMMVALPATHTLSHKPSVELSELAGETLIMFPREVAPSLYELIVSTCLRTGFSASCFLQAPQITSSLSMVGAGCGIALVPASLCCISKPEIRFCDINNNTIFTDIAFAWRRDLPAKTILHLLELIREFNLATLHR; encoded by the coding sequence ATGGAACTTCGTCATCTGCGTTATTTTGTTGCCGTAGCTGAGACCCTGCATTTCACCCGAGCTGCGGAGATGCTGGGGATTTCTCAGCCGCCGCTGAGCCAGCAGATACAGCGTCTTGAGCATGAAATTGGTACGCCGCTCCTCAGACGCCTCACTCGTGGTGTCGAACTTACCGAGGCGGGGAGCGCTTTTCTGCCTGACGCGTCAGCGATTGTTCAGATGGCTGACCATGCACTGGAGAAAGCGCGCGGCGTAGCGCGCGGGATGAGCGGGAAAATGTCGCTTGGCTTTGCCAGTTCGGTCGCATTTGCCGCGCCGGTCTTCGAACTGATTTGTCGCTTCAAAGCCCGTTACCCCGCCATGGAGCTGCTGACCCGCGAAGAAAATATGGCACTGCTCATGCAGGATCTTGGTGAGGGTCTGCTTGATGCCGCCTTCATTCGCCTGCCGTGCGAAAGCAGTAAGGCATTTAATCTGAAAGTAATTGCCACAGAAAGAATGATGGTTGCGCTTCCAGCGACTCATACGCTGAGCCATAAGCCCAGCGTTGAATTGTCTGAGCTTGCAGGAGAAACTTTGATTATGTTTCCACGTGAGGTGGCGCCTAGTCTGTATGAACTTATTGTGAGCACCTGTCTTCGCACCGGGTTTTCCGCTAGCTGTTTTCTGCAGGCACCGCAAATCACATCATCACTGAGCATGGTCGGCGCTGGCTGTGGTATTGCACTGGTGCCAGCCTCTTTATGCTGCATCAGTAAACCAGAAATTCGGTTCTGTGATATAAACAACAATACGATTTTTACTGATATCGCATTCGCGTGGCGCCGCGACCTTCCGGCGAAAACGATACTGCATCTGCTTGAGCTGATCCGGGAATTTAATCTGGCGACACTGCACAGGTAG
- the budA gene encoding acetolactate decarboxylase has product MGNNVSDCSCEHQLRDIVNKLECQSAEKVIYQTSLMSALLHGVYDGSTTVEELLTKGDFGLGTFNRLDGELVALDRQVYQLRSDGSARFARPEQKSPFAVMTFFKPEHEYHFSQKASRDDVHNLIDSVITSDNHFCALRISGGFASVQTRTVPCQCRPYRSMPEVLSNQPTFDFSKRAGEMIGFRTPQYMQGINVAGYHEHFITDDRHGGGHILDYVLEQGILTFGAISKLVIDLPHDRDFLQADLQPENLDEAIRSVES; this is encoded by the coding sequence ATGGGTAATAATGTATCTGATTGTTCATGCGAACATCAGCTCAGAGATATCGTCAATAAACTTGAATGTCAATCAGCAGAAAAGGTTATATATCAGACATCTCTGATGAGCGCGCTGTTGCATGGTGTGTATGACGGCTCAACGACCGTGGAAGAACTTTTAACGAAGGGCGATTTTGGTCTCGGTACTTTTAATCGGCTGGATGGCGAACTGGTAGCATTGGATCGTCAGGTCTATCAGCTGAGATCAGATGGCAGTGCCCGCTTTGCGCGACCGGAGCAGAAATCGCCCTTTGCTGTCATGACCTTTTTTAAGCCTGAACACGAGTATCACTTCAGCCAGAAAGCGTCGAGGGACGATGTACACAACCTTATTGACAGCGTGATTACATCAGATAACCACTTCTGCGCACTGCGGATCAGCGGCGGCTTCGCTTCAGTCCAGACGCGCACGGTACCCTGCCAGTGCCGTCCATATCGTTCAATGCCGGAGGTTCTGAGTAACCAGCCGACGTTTGATTTCAGCAAACGCGCAGGCGAGATGATCGGCTTTCGCACGCCTCAGTACATGCAAGGCATCAATGTCGCAGGCTACCACGAACATTTTATTACAGATGACCGGCATGGCGGCGGGCATATTCTCGACTATGTACTGGAACAGGGCATTTTAACGTTTGGCGCCATTAGCAAGCTGGTCATTGATCTGCCGCATGATCGTGATTTTCTGCAAGCCGATCTGCAGCCAGAGAATCTGGATGAAGCCATCCGGTCCGTTGAGAGTTAA
- the alsS gene encoding acetolactate synthase AlsS, with product MKELNIPTIWKSGADLVVAQLEAQGVSHVFGIPGAKIDRVFDSLVDSRIELIPVRHEANAAFMAAAVGRLTGNAGVALVTSGPGCSNLVTGMATATSEGDPVVALGGAVKRSDSAKQVHQSMDTVSMFRPVTKFSVEVTDSSALAECVSNAFRHAENGRGGGAFISLPQDIVNQPVSADLLVHKGRVTLGAAPDSLVDVVSREIVRAKNPVILLGLMASQPENSAAIHDLLNKSRIPVTSTYQAAGAVRQEHFSRFAGRIGLFNNQAGDRLLQQADLIITIGYSPVEYEPAMWNTGNAILVHIDVLPAETDNRYIPDAELIGDIAQTVRKVAARIEAPLQLSDASAAILEDRQQQRQLLAMQGASLNQFALHPLRIVRAMQDIINSDVSLTVDMGSFHIWIARYLYSFRARQIMISNGQQTMGVALPWAIGAWLVDTSRKVVSVSGDGGFLQSSMELETAVRLKANIVHIIWVDNAYNMVAMQEDKKYQRVSGVNFGPVDFRTYAEAFGAAGFSVNSAAELEPTLRRAMDVQGPAVVAIPVDYSDNPLLMGQLHLSQLL from the coding sequence ATGAAAGAGCTTAACATCCCTACAATCTGGAAAAGTGGTGCTGACCTGGTTGTAGCGCAGCTGGAAGCACAAGGCGTGAGTCACGTATTTGGCATTCCGGGCGCAAAAATTGACAGGGTATTTGATTCACTGGTGGACTCCCGTATCGAGCTGATCCCTGTTCGACATGAGGCTAATGCTGCGTTTATGGCAGCGGCAGTGGGCAGGCTTACCGGTAACGCAGGTGTGGCACTTGTAACCTCTGGCCCCGGATGCTCCAACCTGGTGACCGGTATGGCTACGGCAACAAGTGAGGGTGATCCGGTGGTGGCGCTGGGTGGCGCGGTGAAACGTTCAGACAGCGCCAAACAGGTACATCAGAGCATGGATACCGTGTCAATGTTTCGTCCAGTTACTAAGTTTTCCGTTGAAGTGACGGATTCCTCGGCGTTAGCGGAGTGCGTTTCTAATGCGTTTCGCCATGCGGAAAATGGTCGGGGTGGCGGCGCTTTTATCAGCCTGCCACAGGATATCGTCAATCAACCTGTTTCCGCTGACCTGTTGGTGCATAAAGGGCGAGTCACACTGGGGGCGGCGCCCGATTCTCTGGTAGACGTAGTGAGCCGTGAAATTGTCCGCGCTAAAAATCCGGTCATCCTGTTGGGCCTCATGGCGAGCCAGCCGGAGAACAGCGCTGCGATCCACGATTTACTGAACAAAAGCCGGATCCCTGTAACCAGCACTTATCAGGCAGCTGGAGCCGTCAGGCAGGAACATTTTTCCCGTTTCGCCGGGCGTATAGGCCTGTTTAATAATCAGGCGGGTGACCGTCTTTTACAACAGGCAGACCTGATCATTACCATCGGCTATAGCCCGGTAGAATATGAGCCTGCGATGTGGAATACCGGCAACGCCATTCTTGTGCATATCGATGTTCTGCCTGCAGAAACGGATAATCGTTATATACCCGATGCAGAGCTGATCGGCGATATCGCACAGACGGTTCGCAAAGTTGCTGCGCGTATCGAAGCTCCACTGCAGCTCAGTGATGCCTCTGCGGCGATTCTGGAAGATCGCCAGCAGCAACGCCAGCTGCTGGCAATGCAGGGTGCAAGCCTCAACCAGTTTGCGCTCCATCCGCTTCGCATCGTGCGGGCGATGCAGGACATCATCAACAGTGATGTCAGCCTTACGGTAGATATGGGCAGCTTTCATATCTGGATTGCCCGCTACCTCTACAGCTTTCGCGCCCGACAAATCATGATCTCCAATGGCCAGCAGACGATGGGCGTTGCCCTTCCGTGGGCGATTGGTGCCTGGTTGGTGGACACGTCACGTAAAGTGGTGTCAGTCTCGGGTGATGGCGGATTTCTGCAGTCGAGTATGGAGCTTGAGACTGCGGTCAGGCTGAAGGCAAATATAGTTCATATCATCTGGGTCGATAATGCTTACAACATGGTGGCGATGCAGGAAGATAAAAAATATCAACGCGTCTCCGGCGTAAATTTCGGCCCGGTCGACTTCAGGACTTATGCCGAAGCCTTTGGTGCCGCTGGCTTTTCAGTCAACAGTGCCGCGGAGCTTGAGCCGACGCTGCGTCGGGCAATGGATGTACAGGGGCCTGCAGTAGTAGCGATCCCCGTCGACTACAGTGATAATCCTCTGCTTATGGGCCAGTTGCATCTTAGCCAGCTGCTTTAA
- a CDS encoding ParA family protein produces the protein MIMTIVNIKGGVGKSTLAVNIAIARAHPDNKVWLVDGDCLLQKRLAPYVRTGTEFCTCSCDNK, from the coding sequence ATGATTATGACTATTGTAAATATTAAAGGCGGCGTGGGTAAATCAACACTGGCAGTCAACATCGCTATCGCCCGTGCGCATCCGGATAATAAGGTCTGGCTGGTCGACGGTGACTGCCTTTTGCAGAAAAGGTTAGCGCCATACGTTCGAACTGGCACTGAATTCTGCACCTGCAGCTGTGATAATAAATGA
- a CDS encoding ATP-binding cassette domain-containing protein: MPAGTFAVIVGPNGSGKSTLARLLAGLLVPEKGNIHV, from the coding sequence ATTCCGGCGGGCACTTTTGCTGTCATTGTTGGGCCTAACGGGTCGGGTAAGTCAACTCTGGCCCGCTTGCTTGCAGGTTTGCTTGTTCCAGAAAAAGGTAATATTCACGTTTGA
- a CDS encoding ABC transporter permease: protein MSNQPPIRPEYQRELTPLEDFTLATPLPLRVRLGNQAWLRKSLLLLALIIIWEVAARWQNNDLMFPSFWQTFTALREDIASGELPNRAWLSVSLLLKGYILGTLLALLFSALAISTRIGRDLLSTLTAMFNPLPAIALLPLSLLWFGLGNASLVFVIVHSVIWPMALNTWSGFMGVSDTLKMAGRNYGLKGWRYVAWILIPAALPALLSGLKIGWAFAWRTLIAAELVFGASSGSGGLGWYIFQNRNEMYTDRVFAGLVTVTVIGLLVEGLVFSTLEKLTIKRWGMQS, encoded by the coding sequence ATGAGCAACCAGCCACCTATCCGGCCTGAGTACCAGCGCGAGTTAACACCGCTGGAAGATTTTACGCTGGCCACGCCGTTACCGTTGCGTGTGCGGCTCGGGAATCAGGCCTGGCTACGTAAATCGTTATTATTGCTGGCGCTTATCATTATATGGGAAGTGGCGGCACGCTGGCAAAACAATGACCTGATGTTTCCCAGTTTCTGGCAGACCTTTACCGCCCTGCGTGAGGATATCGCCAGTGGTGAATTGCCGAATCGTGCGTGGCTGTCGGTAAGCCTGTTGCTGAAGGGCTACATCCTCGGGACCTTGCTGGCGTTGCTATTCAGCGCGCTCGCGATATCTACGCGTATTGGCCGCGATTTGTTGAGCACGTTGACCGCCATGTTTAACCCGCTGCCAGCGATTGCTTTGTTGCCGTTGTCTCTGCTGTGGTTCGGCCTGGGGAATGCCAGCCTGGTGTTCGTGATTGTGCATTCGGTGATCTGGCCGATGGCACTCAACACCTGGTCCGGTTTTATGGGTGTTTCCGACACGCTGAAAATGGCAGGCCGTAACTACGGACTGAAGGGATGGCGTTATGTGGCGTGGATTTTGATTCCTGCTGCGCTACCGGCCCTGCTGTCAGGACTCAAAATTGGTTGGGCATTTGCCTGGAGAACGCTGATTGCGGCGGAGCTGGTATTTGGTGCATCAAGTGGCAGCGGCGGGCTGGGTTGGTACATTTTCCAGAATCGCAATGAGATGTACACCGACCGGGTATTTGCGGGCCTGGTGACAGTCACCGTGATTGGTCTGTTGGTCGAAGGATTGGTGTTTTCGACCCTTGAGAAATTGACGATTAAACGTTGGGGTATGCAGAGTTAA
- a CDS encoding ABC transporter ATP-binding protein, whose product MSELSATLPPPLLQVEGVNLQYRTHERLIQATHDVSFDVWPADRFVLLGPSGCGKSSLLKAIGGFLTPVSGSIRLAGETVSQPGPDRMMVFQEFDQLPPWKTVLENVAFPLIASRRVGRAEAKERAEYFLQKVGLGAFRNAYPNTLSGGMKQRVAIARSLALQPQVLLMDEPFAALDALTRRKMQEELLNLWEDVRFTLLFVTHSIEEALIVGSRVLLLSPHPGRVKAELNCHQYSLADAGGTAFQADVTRIHDLLFPQPAVPVIASQGHPRGDRYEQPATYPA is encoded by the coding sequence ATGTCTGAGTTGTCTGCGACATTACCGCCGCCGCTGTTGCAGGTTGAGGGCGTTAACCTGCAATACCGCACCCATGAACGTCTGATTCAGGCCACACACGATGTCAGTTTTGATGTCTGGCCTGCCGATCGCTTCGTGTTACTGGGGCCATCAGGATGCGGTAAGTCCAGTTTGCTGAAGGCCATTGGGGGATTTTTGACGCCGGTATCCGGCTCCATTCGTCTTGCCGGTGAGACGGTCAGCCAGCCCGGCCCTGATCGCATGATGGTGTTTCAGGAATTTGATCAGTTACCACCGTGGAAAACCGTGCTGGAAAATGTCGCTTTCCCGCTGATCGCCAGCCGTAGGGTAGGGCGGGCTGAAGCAAAAGAGCGTGCGGAGTATTTCCTGCAGAAAGTCGGGCTGGGGGCGTTTCGCAATGCCTATCCGAATACCTTATCCGGCGGCATGAAACAGCGGGTCGCCATTGCGCGCTCGCTGGCCCTGCAACCGCAGGTTTTGCTGATGGATGAGCCGTTTGCGGCGCTGGATGCGCTGACCCGACGCAAAATGCAGGAAGAGCTGTTGAACCTGTGGGAAGACGTGCGGTTTACGCTGTTGTTTGTTACCCATTCTATCGAGGAAGCGTTGATTGTTGGCAGCCGTGTATTGCTGCTGTCGCCGCATCCGGGAAGGGTAAAAGCCGAACTGAACTGTCACCAATATTCACTGGCGGATGCGGGTGGCACGGCGTTTCAGGCCGATGTCACCCGCATTCATGATTTATTGTTTCCGCAACCTGCCGTTCCAGTTATCGCATCACAAGGCCATCCGAGGGGGGATCGTTATGAGCAACCAGCCACCTATCCGGCCTGA